Proteins from a single region of Aerococcus viridans:
- a CDS encoding fructose-6-phosphate aldolase, whose amino-acid sequence MRLIIDSANIEKIQEYVKYLPVEGVTTNPSILKKEGKIDFAQHIKQIREIIGTDKSMHVQTIASDYEGILKDAETIQRLIGEDTYIKIPANKDGLAAIKTLKAQGVKITATAIYNEIQAILATELNADFLAPYVNRMSNLNTDPYQAISNIYENIKRTDSETKILAASFKNVDQVLKANLAGAEFVTVGTDVVDAFLADANINHAVTQFTNDWNNIHNKFEI is encoded by the coding sequence ATGAGATTAATTATTGATTCGGCAAATATTGAAAAAATACAAGAGTACGTTAAATACCTTCCTGTTGAAGGGGTTACTACTAATCCTAGTATATTAAAAAAAGAAGGAAAAATTGATTTTGCGCAGCATATCAAACAGATTAGAGAAATCATAGGAACCGACAAATCTATGCATGTTCAAACAATTGCCAGTGATTATGAAGGGATTTTAAAAGATGCTGAGACAATTCAAAGATTAATCGGGGAAGATACATATATTAAAATCCCAGCGAATAAGGACGGACTCGCAGCGATTAAGACTTTGAAAGCACAAGGGGTTAAGATAACGGCTACTGCCATTTATAATGAAATTCAGGCAATTCTAGCAACTGAATTAAATGCTGATTTTTTAGCGCCATATGTGAATCGGATGTCAAATTTAAATACTGATCCTTACCAAGCTATTAGTAATATTTATGAAAATATCAAAAGAACTGATAGTGAAACTAAAATTCTGGCAGCCAGTTTTAAGAACGTTGATCAAGTTCTAAAGGCAAATTTAGCAGGTGCAGAATTCGTCACAGTTGGCACGGATGTTGTTGATGCATTTTTAGCTGATGCTAATATTAATCATGCTGTGACTCAATTTACTAATGACTGGAACAACATACATAATAAATTTGAAATTTAG
- a CDS encoding HAD family hydrolase, whose amino-acid sequence MYSLKNIIFDMDGVITDSEYTYLNSKTEILKEAGFDKDISYQYQFMGTTYEYMWQTMKDELGLPLSIDKYIKLMNHKRKLMIQNDGVKAILGAQDFIKKLSDAGFQMAVASSSPKKDINHVMSSLDLNDNFKYLVSGEEVENSKPAPDVFLLAADLLNSKPEDCVVIEDTKNGVLAGKAAGMYTIGFNNPDYPDQDLSAADQIVTSFKQIPIDQFR is encoded by the coding sequence ATGTATAGCTTGAAGAATATAATTTTTGATATGGACGGCGTTATTACAGACTCCGAATACACATATTTAAATTCCAAAACGGAGATTCTTAAAGAAGCAGGATTTGATAAAGACATATCTTATCAATATCAATTTATGGGAACCACTTACGAATATATGTGGCAAACTATGAAAGATGAACTTGGACTACCTTTGAGTATTGATAAATATATTAAACTGATGAATCACAAAAGAAAACTCATGATTCAAAATGATGGTGTGAAGGCCATTCTAGGGGCACAAGATTTTATAAAAAAATTATCAGATGCGGGGTTTCAAATGGCTGTAGCTTCTTCTTCACCTAAAAAAGATATCAACCATGTGATGTCCAGTTTAGATTTAAATGATAATTTTAAATACCTGGTAAGTGGAGAAGAAGTTGAAAATTCTAAACCAGCACCGGATGTATTCTTACTTGCAGCAGACTTACTAAACAGTAAACCAGAAGATTGTGTAGTGATTGAAGACACGAAAAATGGTGTGTTAGCTGGAAAAGCTGCTGGTATGTACACAATTGGGTTCAACAACCCTGATTATCCTGATCAGGACCTGTCAGCTGCAGATCAAATCGTAACTAGTTTTAAACAAATTCCTATCGATCAGTTCAGATGA
- a CDS encoding BglG family transcription antiterminator, whose product MAIINRWYQILQIMDNYQSIKQKELADLLEISRQTLSKNIYLLNNELDQIASISTEDGVYTLDVFDINEYEKILAGKLKRESDFNSTTKRMAYILKRLIGQEEIITIDQLSEEMMVSRGTVSNNISTLRKIISDYEVEIIGKTNNGLVIIGEELDIRLIYVNYVMEYFPPELVTDSFKNLLSSYCHKNDIPAHITRLLTSVIEVSILRVRNKQLLKSINPYYENFIKDTEFFEYIHYLIEENFEMSLSATELDFIVYPLNVFNQGSGIKKVYNMNKTRHLFNQIIENVEQVFSISISKDQFFDIMRYHLTHLTNRLVMRLDMNDLFFEEVAEKYPSSYAIAEEASRTIADVVGRDVPKAEINYLTLYFEMELSGNGVPNKRHIAVICHTGMGTALIIKNQLQKVIGHDVHVTAYSQQEVSDETLDKYFAIFTTIPLRTRNTKVPVIQMNSIVNDSFVKEQWRKIEKNSLISDNKLELVISKISANSNYLDLINQMSEELIEANLVDDNFKDSILERENMKSTIFDPTIGMPHALNFKNRKIVLNFGKYDKDTNDIPKFVFLLAIPNNADEEINNLLLDVYDFIFRISSDSNLIKKLSDVDSEDNLRQIIMED is encoded by the coding sequence CAAATTTTACAAATTATGGATAACTATCAAAGTATAAAGCAAAAAGAATTGGCTGATTTATTGGAGATTAGCCGTCAAACTTTATCAAAAAATATCTATCTATTAAATAATGAGCTAGATCAAATTGCATCAATCAGTACTGAAGATGGCGTTTATACTTTAGATGTTTTTGATATCAATGAATATGAAAAAATACTAGCAGGAAAATTAAAAAGAGAAAGTGATTTTAACTCTACAACTAAGAGAATGGCGTATATTTTAAAACGGTTAATTGGACAAGAAGAAATAATTACGATTGATCAACTCTCGGAAGAAATGATGGTTAGTAGGGGAACAGTTTCAAATAATATATCTACGCTACGAAAAATTATATCTGATTATGAGGTAGAAATTATAGGAAAGACTAACAATGGCTTAGTAATTATTGGTGAAGAATTGGACATACGCCTAATTTATGTTAATTATGTCATGGAATATTTCCCACCTGAACTAGTAACTGATTCTTTTAAGAATTTGTTATCTTCCTATTGTCATAAGAATGATATACCAGCCCATATCACGAGATTGTTAACGAGTGTAATAGAAGTAAGTATCTTAAGAGTTAGAAATAAACAGTTGCTCAAATCTATCAATCCTTATTATGAGAATTTTATAAAAGACACAGAATTTTTTGAATACATACATTACCTAATTGAAGAAAATTTTGAAATGTCTTTGAGTGCAACTGAGTTGGACTTTATTGTTTACCCGCTTAATGTGTTTAACCAAGGTAGCGGGATTAAAAAAGTTTATAACATGAACAAGACTAGACATTTATTTAATCAAATAATTGAAAATGTAGAGCAAGTATTTTCAATATCTATATCTAAGGACCAGTTTTTCGATATCATGCGGTATCACTTAACCCACCTCACTAACAGGTTAGTTATGCGGCTGGATATGAACGATTTATTTTTTGAAGAAGTTGCAGAGAAATATCCTTCCTCATATGCGATTGCTGAAGAAGCATCAAGAACAATTGCAGATGTAGTAGGTAGAGATGTTCCTAAAGCTGAAATTAATTATTTAACCCTATATTTTGAAATGGAACTTAGTGGAAACGGTGTACCAAATAAGCGACATATAGCAGTGATTTGTCATACGGGGATGGGAACGGCCTTGATCATTAAAAACCAGCTGCAAAAAGTAATCGGACATGATGTTCATGTAACAGCATACTCACAGCAAGAAGTTTCCGATGAAACGTTGGATAAATATTTTGCTATATTTACAACAATACCATTAAGAACAAGAAATACTAAGGTGCCTGTTATACAGATGAATTCTATAGTGAATGATTCATTTGTTAAAGAACAGTGGAGAAAGATTGAGAAAAACTCTCTAATTTCTGATAACAAGTTGGAACTTGTTATATCTAAAATCTCTGCCAATTCAAATTATCTAGATCTTATTAATCAAATGTCCGAGGAATTGATTGAAGCAAACTTGGTGGATGATAATTTTAAGGACAGTATTTTAGAAAGAGAAAATATGAAATCTACTATTTTTGATCCTACAATTGGCATGCCTCACGCCTTGAATTTCAAAAATAGAAAGATAGTTTTAAATTTTGGGAAATACGATAAGGATACAAATGATATTCCAAAATTTGTCTTTCTTTTAGCAATTCCCAATAATGCAGATGAAGAAATTAATAATTTGCTTTTGGATGTTTACGATTTTATTTTCAGGATCAGTAGTGATTCGAATTTGATTAAGAAATTATCTGATGTTGATTCCGAAGACAATTTACGGCAAATAATAATGGAGGACTAA
- a CDS encoding PTS glucitol/sorbitol transporter subunit IIB, with the protein MTTYKSIKVSKGSGGFGGPLVITPTEQKHKFIYVVGGGERPAIVDKIEELTGMEAVNGFKTSIPDDEIALAIIDCGGTLRCGIYPKKGIPTINVLPTGKAGPLAQYITEDIYVSKVSNSQIELYQESEEGQPLVSEETASTHNKDEKKPTYDTSKKMTQQGGSGIIGKIGLAVGSFMSTINQSAREAVQTMLTTVIPFMAFVSLIIGLIQGSGVGNIIANFMAPLAGNVFGLIVIGFICSVPFLSPLLGPGAVVSQVIGALIGVEIGKGNIPPQLALPALFAINTQNGCDFIPVALGLAEADSETVEVGVPAVLYSRFINGVPRVVVAWLASFGLYR; encoded by the coding sequence ATGACAACATACAAAAGTATTAAAGTTTCAAAAGGCAGTGGTGGCTTTGGTGGACCACTTGTTATTACACCGACAGAGCAGAAGCACAAGTTCATTTATGTAGTTGGTGGTGGAGAACGACCTGCTATCGTCGATAAAATTGAAGAATTAACAGGTATGGAAGCTGTTAATGGATTTAAGACTTCTATTCCAGATGACGAAATTGCTTTAGCAATTATTGATTGCGGTGGGACTTTGCGCTGTGGTATTTACCCTAAAAAGGGTATACCAACAATAAATGTCCTTCCAACTGGTAAAGCTGGCCCCTTAGCACAGTATATTACTGAAGATATTTATGTTTCAAAAGTAAGTAATAGCCAAATTGAATTATATCAAGAAAGTGAAGAAGGACAGCCACTTGTATCAGAGGAAACTGCATCGACTCATAATAAAGATGAAAAGAAACCTACATATGATACTAGTAAAAAAATGACCCAACAAGGCGGTAGTGGTATTATTGGGAAAATAGGTTTAGCTGTTGGTAGCTTTATGTCTACAATTAACCAATCTGCTCGTGAAGCAGTGCAAACCATGTTGACTACTGTGATTCCATTTATGGCATTCGTATCTTTAATTATTGGGTTAATTCAAGGTTCGGGAGTAGGTAATATCATCGCGAACTTTATGGCACCTTTAGCTGGTAATGTATTTGGCTTGATTGTTATTGGTTTCATCTGTTCAGTTCCGTTTCTATCACCTTTATTAGGACCTGGAGCCGTAGTATCTCAAGTAATTGGTGCATTAATTGGGGTTGAAATCGGTAAAGGTAATATTCCACCTCAATTAGCTTTACCAGCATTATTTGCGATTAACACACAAAATGGTTGTGACTTCATTCCAGTTGCATTGGGGTTAGCTGAAGCAGATTCAGAAACGGTAGAAGTAGGTGTACCTGCAGTACTATACTCTAGATTTATTAATGGTGTTCCCCGTGTTGTAGTGGCTTGGTTAGCAAGCTTCGGATTATATAGATAG
- a CDS encoding PTS glucitol/sorbitol transporter subunit IIC → MNYIVKFAESFMNLFQSGADTFIGMMTSIVPLVLMLMVAMNAIVNFLGEERVEKLAEVSAKNPVTRYLVLPFVSAFMLGNPMSMTMGRFLPEFYKPSFIASQMQFCHTSNGVFPHINPGELFVWLGIAQGVIDLGLNEMDLAVRYLLVGLVMNFIGGWSTDFITERLCKSQGVQLSKDAKTVV, encoded by the coding sequence ATGAATTATATAGTTAAATTTGCAGAAAGTTTCATGAACCTATTTCAATCAGGAGCAGATACCTTTATTGGCATGATGACTTCAATTGTACCGCTGGTATTAATGTTAATGGTAGCGATGAATGCAATTGTTAACTTCTTAGGTGAAGAGAGAGTGGAAAAACTAGCTGAAGTATCCGCTAAAAATCCAGTAACACGCTACTTAGTATTACCATTTGTTTCAGCTTTCATGTTAGGAAATCCAATGTCGATGACTATGGGACGATTCCTACCTGAATTTTATAAACCAAGTTTTATCGCATCACAGATGCAATTTTGCCATACTAGCAATGGTGTATTCCCTCATATAAATCCAGGAGAACTATTTGTATGGTTGGGGATCGCACAAGGAGTAATTGATTTAGGATTAAATGAGATGGACTTAGCAGTACGTTACTTATTAGTTGGGTTAGTCATGAATTTCATTGGTGGATGGTCAACTGACTTTATTACTGAGCGACTATGTAAATCTCAAGGTGTACAGTTGAGTAAAGATGCTAAAACGGTAGTGTAA
- a CDS encoding transcriptional regulator GutM, translating into MDNILIVGLIMFCAFVLQTIFGYIQIRNFNKIYQNIRSRGKVAIGRKSGKVRAGTIVFFGINDDGQIFDAYLMQGVTVLSKFKQIDQYVGQNLHFIDKHHPLVQKENKLTQFAMENARDLFVLVDAGKYHEPETTGQVDRMMDMMNVYKSKLVSKLNGRI; encoded by the coding sequence ATGGACAACATACTGATTGTAGGTCTAATAATGTTTTGTGCGTTTGTACTACAGACGATATTTGGTTACATCCAAATTCGAAATTTTAACAAAATATATCAAAATATTAGAAGCAGAGGAAAAGTGGCAATAGGACGTAAGTCTGGAAAAGTTCGAGCAGGTACTATCGTTTTCTTTGGTATCAACGATGATGGTCAAATTTTTGATGCTTATTTAATGCAGGGAGTAACTGTATTATCTAAATTTAAACAAATAGACCAGTATGTCGGTCAAAATCTACATTTTATTGATAAACATCATCCTTTAGTCCAAAAAGAAAACAAACTCACTCAGTTTGCAATGGAAAATGCACGGGATTTATTCGTATTAGTGGATGCAGGTAAATACCATGAACCAGAGACTACTGGTCAAGTAGATAGAATGATGGATATGATGAATGTTTACAAATCAAAATTAGTTAGTAAATTGAACGGGAGGATATAA
- a CDS encoding PTS glucitol/sorbitol transporter subunit IIA has product MSIYQTKILNIGSEAELFKEEKMMILFGDDAPADLADYCYGIEKANLSEEIQVGQYVVIEGHEFQITAVGNVVNKNLQELGHITIKFDGAVSPELAGTLYVEDKPIPNVENGSEISIV; this is encoded by the coding sequence TTGAGTATTTATCAAACTAAAATTTTAAATATTGGTTCAGAAGCCGAACTATTTAAAGAAGAGAAAATGATGATTTTATTTGGAGATGATGCGCCAGCGGACCTAGCAGATTATTGCTATGGAATTGAAAAGGCTAATCTTTCCGAAGAAATTCAAGTAGGACAATATGTTGTAATCGAAGGTCATGAGTTCCAAATAACGGCTGTTGGTAATGTTGTGAATAAAAATTTACAAGAATTGGGCCATATTACGATTAAGTTTGATGGAGCGGTATCGCCTGAGTTGGCAGGAACATTATATGTGGAAGATAAGCCTATTCCAAATGTTGAAAACGGTTCAGAAATCTCAATAGTGTAA
- a CDS encoding replication-associated recombination protein A, translated as MPQNNPLAFRMRPRSIEEVVGQQHLVGEGKIIFRMVKAMQLSSMILYGPPGIGKTSIASAIAGSTKYAFRKLNAATDSKKDLQAVVEEAKFSGGIVLLLDEIHRLDKTKQDFLLPHLESGLITLIGATTENPFINTSPAIRSRAQIFQLEPLDEADIKTGLERALTDSDRGLGSFPVDIDDNAIDHFAHAAFGDLRSALNALELSVKSTDENADGRIHITLDIAEESMQMKSFSHDADGDMHYDVISAFQKSIRGSDVDAALLYAARLIEAGELTILCRRLLVIAYEDIGLANPQATERTVAAVQAANQLGLPEARIPLANAIIDLALSPKSNSAIEGIDAALADVRAGKSGIIPKHLKDAHYKGAEKLGHGNEYKFPHAYPNHWVAQQYLPDTLVGRRYYQAGDTGNYERALAENRRKREGK; from the coding sequence ATGCCACAAAACAATCCCTTAGCCTTTCGCATGCGACCGCGGTCAATCGAAGAAGTTGTCGGCCAACAACATCTGGTTGGAGAAGGCAAAATCATTTTCCGAATGGTAAAAGCCATGCAATTATCATCCATGATTCTATATGGACCGCCGGGCATTGGGAAAACGTCGATTGCCTCAGCCATCGCTGGGTCAACGAAATATGCCTTTAGAAAGTTAAATGCCGCTACAGACAGCAAGAAGGACTTACAAGCGGTCGTTGAGGAAGCTAAATTTTCTGGCGGTATCGTCTTATTACTAGACGAGATTCACCGACTAGATAAAACAAAACAAGACTTTCTACTACCTCATTTGGAATCAGGATTGATTACTTTAATTGGGGCCACAACTGAAAATCCCTTTATTAACACCAGTCCAGCCATCCGGTCTCGGGCCCAAATCTTTCAATTAGAACCACTGGATGAAGCAGATATTAAAACTGGTTTAGAACGGGCCTTAACCGATAGTGACCGCGGATTGGGCAGTTTTCCAGTTGACATTGATGACAATGCTATCGATCACTTCGCCCATGCAGCCTTTGGTGACTTGCGGTCGGCCTTAAATGCCCTAGAACTAAGCGTTAAATCAACAGATGAAAATGCGGATGGCCGTATCCATATTACTTTGGATATCGCGGAAGAAAGCATGCAGATGAAATCATTCTCCCACGATGCAGACGGAGACATGCATTACGATGTCATTTCAGCCTTTCAAAAATCTATCCGCGGAAGCGACGTGGACGCTGCTCTCTTATACGCAGCACGGTTAATTGAAGCCGGTGAATTAACTATTTTATGTCGGCGACTACTCGTCATAGCTTACGAAGATATTGGTTTAGCCAACCCACAAGCAACTGAACGAACGGTAGCTGCAGTTCAAGCGGCCAACCAATTAGGCCTACCAGAAGCTCGGATTCCTTTAGCAAATGCCATTATCGATTTAGCCCTATCGCCTAAATCCAATTCGGCCATTGAAGGAATTGACGCCGCCCTTGCTGATGTACGGGCCGGTAAGTCTGGTATCATTCCAAAACACTTAAAAGATGCCCATTATAAAGGGGCAGAAAAATTAGGTCACGGCAACGAATATAAGTTTCCACACGCTTACCCTAACCACTGGGTAGCCCAACAATATCTACCAGATACCCTGGTTGGTAGACGGTATTACCAAGCTGGAGACACCGGGAATTACGAACGGGCTTTAGCTGAAAATCGCCGTAAACGTGAAGGTAAATAA
- the gshAB gene encoding bifunctional glutamate--cysteine ligase GshA/glutathione synthetase GshB, with the protein MNWLQSFIQQAEIRHAFKEASVGIEREGHRITPEGQLALTPHPKKVDGSTSSFYIQRDFAESQLELVTPPVYSADHVMEWLQAIHEVAIESLTENERIWPYSMPPALPVDDLIEVADLEDPAAVDYRDYLVEVYGKKLQMISGIHYNMQISPAFIQLVHEEAKKVDGNSQSLKDFQSDFYLRLSRNFLRYQWILVYLFGAAPIADDSFFRVPSDKFAHPVRSIRNSRLGYINKNDVTFTYDNLEDYVTQLEANVTEGRLIAEKEFYSNVRLRGANKARSLLNNGIKYLEFRLLDIQPDAAYGIKATDIDFMKYFILYLVWSCKDADMADVHYGIDLKTKVAEEETFQKTQAMDEGLAILQDMQDMLVAIEADQSVIETTQLMVDRMKDPALTPAGQMMTTMKDVDGYLEAGRQFAEEVYESAWAKPYALGGFEDMELSTQILMFDAIQEGYQMAILDRNDQMLRLEYKNHKEIVKNANITSKDPYIGHYVMENKVVTKALLAEHGIHVPKSLEFNQFDEAMKVAALYQDKAFVIKPKSTNMGIGISIFKKGATADEFKAALDIAFKEDHTVLIEDFAFGTEYRFYVQEGEVLSIVNRVGANVIGDGQSTVEELVAEKNKDPKRGRDHRSPLEIIQLGDIEVNTLKQQGFTPTDVVPEGQQVILRENSNISTGGDSIEVLADMHDSYKEIAVKMAAVLGVNITGLDLMIEDIHQPASADNYALIEANFNPMMMMHIYPAMGEGKRITKDLLSFLFPEKIKFTGGK; encoded by the coding sequence ATGAATTGGTTACAGTCATTCATTCAACAAGCAGAGATTCGCCACGCCTTCAAAGAGGCATCGGTAGGGATTGAACGAGAGGGTCACCGGATTACACCTGAGGGGCAGTTGGCCTTAACCCCGCACCCTAAAAAAGTGGATGGGTCAACGTCGTCATTTTATATTCAACGGGACTTTGCGGAATCTCAATTAGAATTGGTGACACCACCAGTTTATTCTGCGGACCATGTCATGGAATGGTTGCAAGCGATACATGAAGTGGCGATTGAGTCATTAACGGAGAATGAACGGATCTGGCCATACTCAATGCCACCTGCCTTGCCGGTGGATGACTTGATTGAAGTGGCAGATTTAGAAGATCCAGCTGCTGTTGACTACCGGGACTATTTAGTAGAAGTATACGGTAAAAAATTGCAGATGATTTCTGGTATTCACTATAATATGCAGATTTCACCTGCTTTCATTCAACTAGTCCATGAAGAAGCGAAAAAAGTAGACGGCAATAGCCAATCGCTAAAAGATTTCCAATCTGATTTCTACCTACGTTTATCTCGTAATTTCTTACGTTATCAGTGGATTTTAGTTTATTTATTTGGGGCGGCGCCAATTGCGGATGACAGCTTTTTCCGTGTGCCATCAGATAAATTTGCACACCCAGTGCGGTCAATTCGAAACTCACGTCTAGGATATATCAATAAGAATGATGTGACTTTTACTTATGACAATTTAGAGGACTATGTGACGCAATTAGAGGCCAACGTGACTGAAGGCCGATTAATCGCTGAGAAAGAATTTTACTCAAATGTTCGATTACGTGGTGCCAACAAAGCCCGGTCTTTACTGAATAATGGGATTAAGTACCTAGAATTTAGACTGTTAGATATTCAACCGGATGCCGCTTACGGGATTAAAGCAACTGACATTGACTTTATGAAATACTTCATCTTGTACTTAGTATGGTCTTGTAAAGATGCCGATATGGCAGATGTTCATTACGGGATTGACTTGAAAACTAAAGTTGCTGAAGAAGAAACTTTCCAAAAAACGCAAGCTATGGACGAAGGGTTAGCTATTTTGCAAGACATGCAAGACATGTTAGTGGCGATTGAAGCTGATCAATCAGTTATTGAAACGACACAATTAATGGTAGACCGGATGAAAGACCCAGCATTAACGCCAGCTGGCCAAATGATGACGACTATGAAAGATGTTGATGGCTACCTAGAAGCAGGGCGTCAATTCGCGGAAGAGGTCTACGAGTCAGCCTGGGCTAAACCTTATGCTTTAGGTGGTTTTGAAGATATGGAATTATCCACACAAATCTTGATGTTCGACGCTATCCAAGAAGGTTACCAAATGGCTATTTTGGACCGGAATGACCAGATGCTTCGTCTAGAATACAAGAACCACAAAGAAATCGTGAAGAATGCTAACATTACCAGCAAAGACCCTTATATTGGCCACTATGTAATGGAAAATAAGGTAGTCACTAAGGCTTTATTAGCCGAGCACGGGATTCATGTACCAAAAAGTTTAGAATTTAACCAATTTGATGAAGCGATGAAAGTAGCAGCTTTATACCAAGACAAGGCCTTTGTGATTAAACCAAAATCAACCAATATGGGGATTGGGATTTCAATCTTTAAGAAAGGCGCGACGGCGGACGAATTTAAAGCAGCTTTAGATATCGCCTTTAAAGAAGACCATACAGTTTTAATCGAAGACTTTGCATTTGGCACTGAGTACCGTTTTTACGTGCAAGAAGGGGAAGTCCTGTCTATTGTCAACCGTGTAGGGGCTAATGTGATTGGAGATGGTCAGTCAACAGTTGAAGAATTAGTCGCTGAAAAGAATAAAGACCCTAAACGAGGACGGGACCACCGTTCGCCACTAGAAATCATCCAATTAGGGGATATTGAAGTGAATACCTTGAAACAACAAGGCTTTACACCAACGGATGTGGTGCCTGAAGGGCAACAAGTAATTTTACGAGAGAATTCAAACATTTCAACAGGTGGAGATTCTATTGAAGTCTTAGCCGATATGCATGATTCTTATAAGGAAATTGCTGTGAAGATGGCGGCTGTTTTAGGGGTGAATATTACCGGATTAGACCTAATGATTGAAGACATTCACCAGCCAGCAAGTGCAGATAACTATGCATTAATTGAAGCCAACTTTAACCCAATGATGATGATGCATATTTACCCAGCAATGGGAGAGGGGAAACGGATTACAAAAGACCTGTTAAGCTTCCTATTCCCAGAGAAAATAAAATTTACGGGAGGAAAATAA